Proteins found in one Vallitalea guaymasensis genomic segment:
- a CDS encoding glycosyltransferase family 4 protein, translating to MIEEILKEDVDKRIESNYDITKVILEKKKQNDKLYHVVYVMSNTTVCGAAKVIFEHANRLISLGNKVTVVAYFPKPNWFNIECNYIQVPCTTRLSMCIPFCDLIVATYYTHIGDCVRTNIAPVIYFEQGDYHLFHFDRLLEKYKAFIKLQFSLANSIITVSNEAAKLIKKNFAMESHVIYNAIDNNTFNNSLEETNKEREKYLLIMGSDKLSFKGIQDVVTACRIVKTSIPEMKVYWITPVIPSTYNKSIISKVFIAPSQKEIARLYQNAEMFISGSHYESFSLPVLEAMACGCPVITTDSIGVRDYVVDNHNALVTKIKEPYDMAQKIIKLINNDSLKKKLIENGLKTVEKFNWNSIINELNNHYKNINMYQVNNINCIEDWTIRFRDKEFDKKEEYLKFIKIIQTTKRDKVYIPVIYKVINEFSIARWELAAYRNVNSSDKEYCYTKVNGDIESLEDEEIKNLYKILQAGEYTKAIEYIRNRLSIEDNGVYNKWLVYCLIKTSKFDEAIKLLNKELNKKEKYSDLYLLYLLILSKQKHTGKVSRIIQEINILGDGIVHEEFIVDIISKAEEIGNNVKNDDKNIKEGNVSKMEEMYDYAMRLFNNRLYDEAINSFIEFTEEYENEKEKIIQAYRKIYLSYYYKQMYDESRLYCYLTFKYTLPRAEECCFIGFTYLKEKNYDKAIFWYELATNLEPPRNNEFTIDKDSWTWKPYVQLCVCHYQQGNTKKAFKYNEIAKSLNPYEESILQNVEFFKKLGYKSNELL from the coding sequence ATGATAGAAGAAATATTAAAAGAAGATGTTGATAAACGTATAGAGAGTAATTATGATATCACTAAGGTAATATTAGAAAAGAAGAAGCAAAATGATAAATTATATCATGTTGTATATGTGATGAGCAATACCACCGTATGCGGAGCTGCAAAGGTTATTTTTGAACACGCAAATAGATTGATCAGCTTAGGTAATAAAGTAACTGTTGTAGCATATTTTCCAAAACCTAATTGGTTCAATATTGAATGTAATTATATTCAAGTACCATGTACTACTAGATTATCAATGTGCATACCATTTTGTGATTTGATAGTTGCAACCTATTATACTCATATAGGTGATTGTGTACGAACCAATATAGCACCAGTCATATATTTTGAGCAAGGAGATTATCATCTTTTTCATTTTGATAGATTGCTTGAGAAATATAAGGCGTTCATCAAACTACAATTTTCATTGGCTAACAGCATAATAACAGTTTCTAATGAAGCGGCTAAACTAATCAAAAAAAATTTTGCAATGGAATCACATGTAATCTATAATGCCATAGATAATAATACATTCAATAATTCTTTGGAAGAAACCAATAAGGAAAGAGAAAAGTATTTATTGATAATGGGGTCTGATAAACTAAGTTTCAAAGGAATACAGGATGTAGTAACTGCATGCAGGATTGTAAAAACAAGTATACCTGAGATGAAAGTATATTGGATAACTCCAGTAATACCTTCAACTTATAATAAAAGCATTATATCAAAAGTGTTCATAGCACCTAGTCAAAAAGAAATAGCAAGATTATATCAAAATGCAGAGATGTTCATTAGTGGATCACACTACGAATCTTTTTCATTACCAGTATTAGAAGCAATGGCTTGTGGATGTCCAGTGATAACTACTGATAGCATAGGAGTCAGAGATTATGTAGTTGATAATCATAATGCATTAGTAACAAAGATTAAAGAACCATATGATATGGCGCAAAAGATTATAAAACTAATCAATAATGATTCTTTAAAAAAGAAATTGATTGAAAATGGACTTAAGACAGTAGAAAAATTCAATTGGAATTCAATAATAAATGAACTGAATAATCATTATAAAAATATTAATATGTATCAGGTTAATAATATAAATTGCATTGAAGATTGGACCATAAGATTTCGTGATAAAGAGTTTGATAAAAAAGAAGAATATTTAAAGTTCATTAAAATAATACAGACCACAAAAAGAGATAAAGTTTATATACCAGTAATATATAAAGTAATCAATGAGTTCAGTATAGCCAGATGGGAATTGGCTGCATATAGAAATGTGAATAGTAGTGATAAAGAGTATTGTTATACTAAGGTAAATGGAGATATTGAATCTTTGGAAGATGAAGAAATAAAAAATTTGTATAAGATTCTACAGGCTGGTGAATATACCAAAGCCATAGAGTATATTAGAAATAGATTATCAATAGAGGATAATGGAGTATATAATAAGTGGTTAGTATATTGCTTGATAAAAACAAGTAAATTTGATGAAGCAATAAAGCTATTGAACAAGGAGTTAAATAAAAAAGAAAAATATTCGGATTTATATTTATTATATTTATTAATACTATCCAAACAAAAACATACAGGAAAGGTTAGTAGAATCATCCAAGAGATAAATATATTAGGTGATGGTATCGTACATGAAGAATTTATTGTAGATATAATATCCAAGGCTGAAGAGATAGGAAACAATGTGAAAAATGATGATAAAAATATAAAGGAGGGGAATGTTTCAAAGATGGAAGAGATGTACGATTATGCTATGAGGCTATTCAATAATAGATTATACGATGAAGCGATTAACAGTTTCATAGAGTTTACTGAAGAATATGAGAATGAAAAGGAAAAGATAATCCAAGCCTATAGAAAAATATATCTTAGCTATTATTATAAACAAATGTATGATGAAAGCAGGTTGTATTGTTACTTGACGTTTAAATATACATTACCTAGAGCAGAAGAATGCTGTTTTATTGGATTTACATACCTAAAAGAAAAAAATTATGATAAGGCTATATTCTGGTATGAGTTAGCAACCAATCTTGAACCACCTAGAAATAATGAATTCACAATTGACAAAGATTCTTGGACTTGGAAACCATATGTACAATTATGTGTATGTCATTATCAGCAAGGTAATACGAAAAAAGCTTTTAAATATAATGAAATAGCTAAAAGTCTTAATCCTTATGAAGAAAGTATATTACAGAACGTAGAGTTTTTCAAAAAGCTTGGCTATAAGTCTAACGAACTATTATAA